The proteins below are encoded in one region of Silene latifolia isolate original U9 population chromosome 2, ASM4854445v1, whole genome shotgun sequence:
- the LOC141642271 gene encoding lysine--tRNA ligase-like isoform X5 gives MTTRYFKDRVKIVSELKAKGVEVYRKFAVTSTFKGFLNKYKDLGSGEQLGHKECLAGRVNGKHKSSKHILYTLCGGGEKIDAYAKAGDDLTTTMPVMYGDIVGVTGYPSKSKHGKLSIDIKSMAMLSPCLHNLPALPKDVAKFSPGSPRDALKYSLKPDVRARKRYLDLLLNENVRDLFLTRSTIISYLRKFLLDRDFLEVETPILDHIPGVGAAAPFATYFKDMKLYLRVAPEVKLKMLLAGGLDRVFEIGKQFRNESIDATHHPEFTSCEAYMTFADYEDMMSLTEDFLSGLVKDLTGGYIVKFPDSKNGEPIEIDFTPPFRRLDILEELREMGGLAIPADLSSEEANDYLRQACDKCGVVCKPPYRTARLLDKLINHILVPSCINPTFVINHPKVMSLMAKSHKLRPEITERFELYLNQQELCNAYTELNDPMEQRERFSELLKELKGGDYEATELDEEFCESLEYGLPPSAGWGIGLDRLVMFLTYSQAIKDVLLFPLLKPKVHDKKGETMEKGESGPSRAYSCSQRPGWFVNRMKSVAVAVAGPGF, from the exons ATGACTACT CGATATTTCAAAGATAGGGTAAAAATAGTGTCTGAACTGAAAGCAAAGGGAGTGGAAGTGTACCGAAAATTTGCTGTGACGTCGACTTTCAAAGGGTTTTTAAACAAATACAAGGATCTTGGCAGTGGAGAACAATTGGGACACAAAGAATGTTTGGCAg GGAGAGTTAATGGAAAGCACAAGTCCTCTAAGCATATTCTTTACACTTTATGTGGAGGTGGCGAGAAGATTGATGCCTATGCTAAGGCTGG GGATGACTTAACTACTACGATGCCGGTTATGTATGGGGATATAGTTGGCGTTACAGGTTATCCGAGTAAAAGTAAACATGGAAAACTCTCGATTGACATCAAGTCAATGGCAATGCTCTCCCCTTGCCTTCACAATCTCCCTGCTTTACCAAAAGATGTTGCTAAATTTTCCCCAGGATCTCCAAGAGATGCACTCAAGTACTCTTTAAAGCCA GATGTTCGGGCACGGAAAAGGTACCTGGACTTGCTCTTAAACGAGAATGTGAGAGATCTATTTCTGACTCGTTCAACAATCATTTCCTATTTGAGAAAGTTTCTGCTGGATCGGGATTTTCTAGAG GTGGAAACACCTATCCTGGACCACATTCCAGGTGTTGGTGCTGCAGCTCCCTTTGCTACCTACTTCAAAGACATGAAGCTGTATCTTCGCGTTGCTCCAGAAGTGAAGCTGAAAATGCTTCTTGCTGGGGGATTGGATCGTGTTTTTGAAATAGGAAAACAATTTAGAAACGAGAGCATTGATGCAACACACCACCCGGAGTTTACTTCATGCGAGGCATATATGACTTTTGCAGATTATGAAGATATGATGTCTCTCACTGAAGATTTCCTGAGTG GACTTGTGAAAGACCTAACAGGGGGTTATATCGTGAAGTTTCCGGATAGCAAGAATGGAGAGCCAATTGAGATTGACTTCACGCCTCCTTTTAG GCGATTGGACATCCTGGAAGAGTTGCGTGAAATGGGAGGGCTTGCAATTCCTGCTGATCTTAgcagtgaagaagcaaatgattATCTCAGACAAGCATGTGACAAGTGTGGAGTGGTGTGTAAACCGCCGTACAGGACTGCCCGTCTTCTTGATAAGCTCATCAACCATATTCTTGTACCTAGCTGCATCAACCCCACATTTGTGATTAATCATCCGAAAGTGATGAGCTTGATGGCCAAATCTCACAAATTGAGACCTGAGATCACAGAAAGGTTCGAACTGTACCTGAACCAACAGGAG CTTTGTAATGCCTATACTGAATTGAATGATCCCATGGAGCAACGGGAAAGATTTTCTGAACTACTAAAG GAATTGAAAGGTGGAGACTATGAGGCTACAGAGCTTGATGAGGAATTCTGTGAATCATTGGAGTATGGTTTACCGCCGTCGGCTGGTTGGGGCATTGGACTGGACAGACTTGTGATGTTTCTGACATACTCACAAGCCATCAAG GATGTTTTACTATTTCCATTGCTCAAACCAAAG GTACATGATAAGAAAGGTGAAACAATGGAAAAGGGTGAAAGTGGACCTTCAAGAGCATATTCATGTTCCCAACGTCCCGGATGGTTTGTCAATAGAATGAAATCAG TGGCAGTGGCAGTGGCAGGGCCAGGATTTTAG
- the LOC141642271 gene encoding lysine--tRNA ligase-like isoform X3 — protein sequence MTTRYFKDRVKIVSELKAKGVEVYRKFAVTSTFKGFLNKYKDLGSGEQLGHKECLAGRVNGKHKSSKHILYTLCGGGEKIDAYAKAGDDLTTTMPVMYGDIVGVTGYPSKSKHGKLSIDIKSMAMLSPCLHNLPALPKDVAKFSPGSPRDALKYSLKPDVRARKRYLDLLLNENVRDLFLTRSTIISYLRKFLLDRDFLEVETPILDHIPGVGAAAPFATYFKDMKLYLRVAPEVKLKMLLAGGLDRVFEIGKQFRNESIDATHHPEFTSCEAYMTFADYEDMMSLTEDFLSGLVKDLTGGYIVKFPDSKNGEPIEIDFTPPFRRLDILEELREMGGLAIPADLSSEEANDYLRQACDKCGVVCKPPYRTARLLDKLINHILVPSCINPTFVINHPKVMSLMAKSHKLRPEITERFELYLNQQELCNAYTELNDPMEQRERFSELLKELKGGDYEATELDEEFCESLEYGLPPSAGWGIGLDRLVMFLTYSQAIKDVLLFPLLKPKVHDKKGETMEKGESGPSRAYSCSQRPGWFVNRMKSGDWTSWKSCVKWEGLQFLLILAVKKQMIISDKHVTSVECFVMPILN from the exons ATGACTACT CGATATTTCAAAGATAGGGTAAAAATAGTGTCTGAACTGAAAGCAAAGGGAGTGGAAGTGTACCGAAAATTTGCTGTGACGTCGACTTTCAAAGGGTTTTTAAACAAATACAAGGATCTTGGCAGTGGAGAACAATTGGGACACAAAGAATGTTTGGCAg GGAGAGTTAATGGAAAGCACAAGTCCTCTAAGCATATTCTTTACACTTTATGTGGAGGTGGCGAGAAGATTGATGCCTATGCTAAGGCTGG GGATGACTTAACTACTACGATGCCGGTTATGTATGGGGATATAGTTGGCGTTACAGGTTATCCGAGTAAAAGTAAACATGGAAAACTCTCGATTGACATCAAGTCAATGGCAATGCTCTCCCCTTGCCTTCACAATCTCCCTGCTTTACCAAAAGATGTTGCTAAATTTTCCCCAGGATCTCCAAGAGATGCACTCAAGTACTCTTTAAAGCCA GATGTTCGGGCACGGAAAAGGTACCTGGACTTGCTCTTAAACGAGAATGTGAGAGATCTATTTCTGACTCGTTCAACAATCATTTCCTATTTGAGAAAGTTTCTGCTGGATCGGGATTTTCTAGAG GTGGAAACACCTATCCTGGACCACATTCCAGGTGTTGGTGCTGCAGCTCCCTTTGCTACCTACTTCAAAGACATGAAGCTGTATCTTCGCGTTGCTCCAGAAGTGAAGCTGAAAATGCTTCTTGCTGGGGGATTGGATCGTGTTTTTGAAATAGGAAAACAATTTAGAAACGAGAGCATTGATGCAACACACCACCCGGAGTTTACTTCATGCGAGGCATATATGACTTTTGCAGATTATGAAGATATGATGTCTCTCACTGAAGATTTCCTGAGTG GACTTGTGAAAGACCTAACAGGGGGTTATATCGTGAAGTTTCCGGATAGCAAGAATGGAGAGCCAATTGAGATTGACTTCACGCCTCCTTTTAG GCGATTGGACATCCTGGAAGAGTTGCGTGAAATGGGAGGGCTTGCAATTCCTGCTGATCTTAgcagtgaagaagcaaatgattATCTCAGACAAGCATGTGACAAGTGTGGAGTGGTGTGTAAACCGCCGTACAGGACTGCCCGTCTTCTTGATAAGCTCATCAACCATATTCTTGTACCTAGCTGCATCAACCCCACATTTGTGATTAATCATCCGAAAGTGATGAGCTTGATGGCCAAATCTCACAAATTGAGACCTGAGATCACAGAAAGGTTCGAACTGTACCTGAACCAACAGGAG CTTTGTAATGCCTATACTGAATTGAATGATCCCATGGAGCAACGGGAAAGATTTTCTGAACTACTAAAG GAATTGAAAGGTGGAGACTATGAGGCTACAGAGCTTGATGAGGAATTCTGTGAATCATTGGAGTATGGTTTACCGCCGTCGGCTGGTTGGGGCATTGGACTGGACAGACTTGTGATGTTTCTGACATACTCACAAGCCATCAAG GATGTTTTACTATTTCCATTGCTCAAACCAAAG GTACATGATAAGAAAGGTGAAACAATGGAAAAGGGTGAAAGTGGACCTTCAAGAGCATATTCATGTTCCCAACGTCCCGGATGGTTTGTCAATAGAATGAAATCAG
- the LOC141642271 gene encoding lysine--tRNA ligase-like isoform X4 yields the protein MTTRYFKDRVKIVSELKAKGVEVYRKFAVTSTFKGFLNKYKDLGSGEQLGHKECLAGRVNGKHKSSKHILYTLCGGGEKIDAYAKAGDDLTTTMPVMYGDIVGVTGYPSKSKHGKLSIDIKSMAMLSPCLHNLPALPKDVAKFSPGSPRDALKYSLKPDVRARKRYLDLLLNENVRDLFLTRSTIISYLRKFLLDRDFLEVETPILDHIPGVGAAAPFATYFKDMKLYLRVAPEVKLKMLLAGGLDRVFEIGKQFRNESIDATHHPEFTSCEAYMTFADYEDMMSLTEDFLSGLVKDLTGGYIVKFPDSKNGEPIEIDFTPPFRRLDILEELREMGGLAIPADLSSEEANDYLRQACDKCGVVCKPPYRTARLLDKLINHILVPSCINPTFVINHPKVMSLMAKSHKLRPEITERFELYLNQQELCNAYTELNDPMEQRERFSELLKELKGGDYEATELDEEFCESLEYGLPPSAGWGIGLDRLVMFLTYSQAIKDVLLFPLLKPKVHDKKGETMEKGESGPSRAYSCSQRPGWFVNRMKSANNDWNQGFIAEATSKIKWLLLLVAGLLTC from the exons ATGACTACT CGATATTTCAAAGATAGGGTAAAAATAGTGTCTGAACTGAAAGCAAAGGGAGTGGAAGTGTACCGAAAATTTGCTGTGACGTCGACTTTCAAAGGGTTTTTAAACAAATACAAGGATCTTGGCAGTGGAGAACAATTGGGACACAAAGAATGTTTGGCAg GGAGAGTTAATGGAAAGCACAAGTCCTCTAAGCATATTCTTTACACTTTATGTGGAGGTGGCGAGAAGATTGATGCCTATGCTAAGGCTGG GGATGACTTAACTACTACGATGCCGGTTATGTATGGGGATATAGTTGGCGTTACAGGTTATCCGAGTAAAAGTAAACATGGAAAACTCTCGATTGACATCAAGTCAATGGCAATGCTCTCCCCTTGCCTTCACAATCTCCCTGCTTTACCAAAAGATGTTGCTAAATTTTCCCCAGGATCTCCAAGAGATGCACTCAAGTACTCTTTAAAGCCA GATGTTCGGGCACGGAAAAGGTACCTGGACTTGCTCTTAAACGAGAATGTGAGAGATCTATTTCTGACTCGTTCAACAATCATTTCCTATTTGAGAAAGTTTCTGCTGGATCGGGATTTTCTAGAG GTGGAAACACCTATCCTGGACCACATTCCAGGTGTTGGTGCTGCAGCTCCCTTTGCTACCTACTTCAAAGACATGAAGCTGTATCTTCGCGTTGCTCCAGAAGTGAAGCTGAAAATGCTTCTTGCTGGGGGATTGGATCGTGTTTTTGAAATAGGAAAACAATTTAGAAACGAGAGCATTGATGCAACACACCACCCGGAGTTTACTTCATGCGAGGCATATATGACTTTTGCAGATTATGAAGATATGATGTCTCTCACTGAAGATTTCCTGAGTG GACTTGTGAAAGACCTAACAGGGGGTTATATCGTGAAGTTTCCGGATAGCAAGAATGGAGAGCCAATTGAGATTGACTTCACGCCTCCTTTTAG GCGATTGGACATCCTGGAAGAGTTGCGTGAAATGGGAGGGCTTGCAATTCCTGCTGATCTTAgcagtgaagaagcaaatgattATCTCAGACAAGCATGTGACAAGTGTGGAGTGGTGTGTAAACCGCCGTACAGGACTGCCCGTCTTCTTGATAAGCTCATCAACCATATTCTTGTACCTAGCTGCATCAACCCCACATTTGTGATTAATCATCCGAAAGTGATGAGCTTGATGGCCAAATCTCACAAATTGAGACCTGAGATCACAGAAAGGTTCGAACTGTACCTGAACCAACAGGAG CTTTGTAATGCCTATACTGAATTGAATGATCCCATGGAGCAACGGGAAAGATTTTCTGAACTACTAAAG GAATTGAAAGGTGGAGACTATGAGGCTACAGAGCTTGATGAGGAATTCTGTGAATCATTGGAGTATGGTTTACCGCCGTCGGCTGGTTGGGGCATTGGACTGGACAGACTTGTGATGTTTCTGACATACTCACAAGCCATCAAG GATGTTTTACTATTTCCATTGCTCAAACCAAAG GTACATGATAAGAAAGGTGAAACAATGGAAAAGGGTGAAAGTGGACCTTCAAGAGCATATTCATGTTCCCAACGTCCCGGATGGTTTGTCAATAGAATGAAATCAG